ctgctgcattcccagcaTGGAGCTTGCTGCAAGTtagggaggttttttttcctccccattgTCTAAATCTGGAGTGGGACCAGATTAGGTCTGTGGAACCAATGTAGCATGGCACTActggagcaggacagagagAGCTGGTGCTTGCTTATCCTTTTCTATAAAGAGGAGTGGGGAGGCTGGCTGGGGTAACCTTTCCACTTGGCTTCCTCACATGTACACTTAGTCTTAAACCCTCTTTCCTTGGGCCCTGGTGCTTGGCCTGCTGTCGCCCTGCCTGTCACATTGGAGGAAATCtgcctttctgtattttttccattgaCTGTCCACGCCCCTTCAAAGTGCAGTTGCAACATCTCCCTTCATGCTGCCTCAACGATTAAAAAGCATGACTTAGTGGAAAAAATCCTGACCTTCTTGAGTTCGGcctgtcctgcagctgcttgAGATAAGattgtgctgggtttttttttttttattattaaaaaagcTGCTCACCACATTTTGTGGATATTTGTTTGTAAGGAAATGACTACTACTtagtttctggaaaaaaatctggcaggctattttcaaagaaattgcTCCAATTTGACCTAATGTGCTTAAAATAATAGCAGCCAAAGGTTAGTTTAATTATTATACTGCTATTTTTCTTGCATAGGAGGCTATTTTCATGACATTATCAGCTTATGTAACCTCTTGaaccacactttttttttccactgcaacCTTCTAAACCATGTAATGTcaagggtattttttttccccatcctggGTTTAGGTAACTTGATGCTTAAGAGCCACTGACTGTACTTTCAGTAATGCACTGTGTGCCTGAAACTGCCTTTGTTTGGCCAAGCAGAAGCCACAAAGCTCCAAGAAACAGTTGCTGTCTCACCGGTGCGGGGAGTGACTAATAGCAAGTAGCTCACACTGTGATGCCCAGGTTGATGTGGCTGTGCTCAAAGgacctcagctgctcttgtGCACCTGAAAAACGTGGATGGTGGGAGCTGGTCTCTTGCACCACTGTCCCCAGGACCAGATGATCATGTGCAACCAGCCCCTGATTTGTGCATTACTTTGTTACCTTGCCTGGCTTTGCATTAGGTAGCAGCTGGGTGGCTTTCTCAGCTTGGCAGTCTCATTGCCACAAAGCTTTGGATGTGAGGGAGAAATGAGGCTGAACAGTAGAAGACTGAATGTTGCCAAGGAGGTGATGCTGTAGTTAATAGTTGCTAGGCTAAAGAAGGAGTTGATAGGATGTTATTTCACTTTCTGTGGCCAGGGCTTCCCAAGGTGGTGGGTACCCACATGATTGGCACAAGGAGAAAGAGGCTTCATGGTTAATGCTCAGGGCTCCTGGACAGGGAGTCTGCTTTGGTATCTGGAACCACAAAGATCAAAGCAGATCAGGTCTTGCTCTCAgactggcagtgctgctccctgcaaggATGCTCTTGCGACTCACTTGAATGCAGATGACTTTCAAAGAAGAGTACAGCCACATGACTTCTCACCTGGCCTACAACCTCAAGGGGAAAATGCACtttgtcattttcttctttggggTGTTTAAATGCAACTCTAATGTGAAATGGGCACTGATAAAATTGTTTGAAATAGCAGGTGGTGGTTTAACCTTCTGGTTGTTTAAACTTCTGGTTACTAACCAGGAGATCTGATGTGGCAAGTGGATTTTAGCACCCAGCAGTTCCCTTCTGGATGAGATGGGATTTGAAGCTGTTCCCCTAGCAAGTTACCCACAAGTAACACAAGCTTTTCTGTTCACGTTGCAATCTAGTCGTGCAAAGCTGCTGCtaatgctgcagcagcagttttaTTCCTGTACTTGTGCTTTGCCTCAGCTCCTAGTAGGACCAAAGTGTGCATCCCAGTGGCACTACCAGTGAGTGTGGGCCCTGGTACTGCTGCACTGCACGAGCCTGTGCATCCATGTGGCAAGCAATGGGTGGGAGGGAATGGGTAAGGTCTGTGCaccttgaggggctggagaTCAAGGAGTCCTCATAATCACTGCATGAGAAATACAGTGCATAACTGCTGGCTATGGCACAGGTACCCCTTTCCTGAAGAAATGTGGTCCAGTCCCTAGCCCTTCCATAAAATGAGTGTCCTGCTCAGTTTTGCTGCTGATATATGGTAGCTGTAGTGTGCAGAACACTGCCAAAATTATCTCTAAAATGCAGCTGGGCTATTTCAGGCTGGCACTGTGGCCCTGGAGTGATACCAGGCACAGGCCCTTGCTGCATGGGCCCTGGCTTGCCATGAGCCTCCtgcctcccagcagcagggcctggagAACAAGCCTGTTTTCATGTGCAGCCtgaccagcagcaggaaatgagATCTCAGATTCTCTGATCGAGATAGCTCTGTGTGCAAACTCAAGAGCATTAATGCaaaagcagggctgggggggagaGGCATTTGGATAAATATCCAAAAGGGCAGACACCTATTTGCTGAGCACTATCCAAGCAAGCGCGTGCTTCAGAAGCCTCTTGGGCAGTGCTCATTTCCATTACTTGGAGACTTGAAAAGGTTATTTACAAGTTCAAGAGTATTCCCATCACTCAGTGGTTGACTCTGTGTCCAGACTAGTCTGCCCAGGAGACCTAAATGTCTCGAGCTGGGTTTTGGCTGAGACTGTGTGAATGCAGCCCCTCTCACAAGCCTGTTCCTTGGCTCTTTCAGATCTTCCCTGACCCCTCGGACTTTGATCGTTACTGTAAGCTGAAGGACCGCCTGCCTTCCATTGTGGTGGAGCCCACGGAGGGGGATGTGGAGAGCGGGGAGCTGAGATGGCCGCCTGAAGAGTTCCTCGTgcaggaggaggacgaggaagaggaggaggaaaactgtGAAGATGCAAAGAAGGACAACAAGGAGCAATAAATGGCATCTGAGGAAAGGCAAGGGACTGCACCCTTCTGAAGGAAGAGCCACTCTTTTTTTgaaagtctttttaaaaagacaagttCAATTTTGCACCTGCGAGATCTTAGTTTTTTTGTATTCTCTGTATCAAGAACTGAAGCCCTCGGTGTCACCAGACCTcctgaggaaggaaggaagtaaAGCAGAGAAATGTTTGCTGTTCTCGAGATCATTATCTGTATTTTTCCGAGGCGGAGGCAGCAGTGAAATTCCAagcacatggcagagggtgACCACGAGAGGACTGCTGGAGGGGGGAGCtcggggagggggaagaaagtTGGAGGTGGCAGCGtttggctgggagctgcctctgGCTAAAAGCATGAGAACAGAGCCGAAATATCTCAGATTTGCCTTTCTTATAGCTTCCATTTTGTGTGTTGGGGGGTGGAAGGGTGTCCATAGCGAAGCATGGCTAAATGATCTAGTGACAAGGggcctgcagctctccctggtctggcacCTCCTAGGGTAAGGTGAGCATCCATAGGAGTAGTCTGGTTTCTTGCTCTTGCTGTTGAGCCTGTTTTCCAGCCACTTTTCCCAAAGTTACTTTCTGCCCCTTTGTTTGCCTTTAGACTCTTCAATGCTGAGCAGCTGTATTTTCAGGGTAGCGTTAGGCTGCTGCTTGTCGTCTCTCCTGCGACGCCCTAGTTTGTCTTGCAGGTGGTGAGTGTGAGGTGATGTGCATCCGATGTAAAAAGGTGCTTCTGTCTGTGGCAAGAACACCTCAGATTCTTCTCTCCTATttgctgaggctgctgtgggGTGGTCTCGTCTTGTACGGTGCCCCAAGCCCGAGGGTGGAGATTTATGCCTCCTTGCCTTGGTGTCCTTGAGGTTGTAGGGTTTTGTGTCTCTTAACTTGCTGGTCaatgggctggggtggggggttcTCCTCCAGCTTTGCACTGCAGGGCCTCCTCAATGCAGGACAGGCTGGTGGGGGGGTGTTGTGGGGAGGGCTGCCAGACCTGGGGGTCATCCAAAGACGAAACACCAGATCTAGTGTGGATCACCAGTGGGGTTTGCAGGATGGGGTCTGCTGGGAGAGGATTAGCCTGGGTGTCCTTAGACAAGATGTATTCCTGCTTCTTAGTGAGGGTGAAATGTTCATGGTTGCTTTAATGGAGTGCAGACTGGCTTGTGAAGTCTGTGGTTGTCCTTTCTTCACCATATCCTTCCTCAAGGAGAAGGCCAGTCTGCTGCCAGACAAGGTaacctgctgctttcctggaaagGGATGATCTTGCAGCTTTGGGGACCAGCTTGGGAGCCAGTCAGTCTTGGGATAGGATGAGAGCCGTTACCACCTAAACCAAATCTGGGGtcatggaagagaaaaagaaatgtcaagGCCTTAACCAAACTTCCATAATAATCCCAATGCCACCCCCCTTTGCTTATAACTGgttccatttttaaaatctatttggACATGtgtgtatttgtatttttaatacctCATGAGTAGTTAAACGCTGGTGGGGTTTGGGAACTGCTTTTGACATACTGGCAGCACTGTTTTAGTCTTGTCTTGCTTGCCTTTCAACATAATGGCAATAATTTATCAGCTCTGTGTAACTATTTTCGGACAGATCGGAGTTTGGAGATGAGTTAGCACAAAGCAGGAGAAATTCAGTGTTCCTACACTGCAGCTGGCCTCTGGCCCAGCCATGCAGACCCAGTCAGACACTCTCCCTGCCCACCTTGGTGGATGGTTGATCACTGAATGGCCATGATGTGGTGATACCATTTTCTCTAGCGATGGATTCAGCTGTTGTGTCTGTAACACTTGTTCTAGTCTCGCTGTCTTACTGGAATGAGCTTGTACACCTGCATACCAGCCAGTCGTCTTAGTTCTAAGTGTTACTCTCTATTGGTCTCTACCATCTGTACCACCAAGTCAAAGCTCTATATCAAAGATATTACCATGTGGGCAGCAGTGAGATGGCAATCCTTGGACTTCAGACCTGCTGTCTGCCCTAAAGACTTGCATATTTCTGTCTGCATCCTTTTTTTGGAAGTATTGTGTATATTTCTATTTGTTGTTGAACGTATCTAAAGAACAAAGCACTCCAGTAAAACTCCTCCTGTTGTATTATATACATTCTatatttctgtaattctttTTTGAGCCTCAGGGAGAAGCTagcatttttttcaaactaCATTTTTGTCACTGTGACAGTTGTAAATAAAGTTTGAAAATGCTTTCCAAACATACTGGCTTTGTTTTTACTGCAGAAGTGGGTTGGGATGGTCAGCCTTCCAGATCATGGCCAGCCCTGGTGTTTCAGGTCTTAGGTGTGCTGACTTGCAAGGCTAATGCACACACCTGAAGAGACTCATGTCTATCAGTTGCGCCTGGAGATGCTGGTTTCATGCTTGTGGCTGGCCTCAATTCGTGCCCTATGGCACTGGAAACCTAAATCAACTTAAGAGTGACTTAGGTTTCCAGTGCCATAGGGCATTGGAACTTGAGTGAGGGGCAGCACCTTTGCCTTCCATCTTCCTGTGATTGCTCATTGCTGTGTGAAAGGCTGCAGCAAACTGCTGCTTCAGCTTAtttgttcctgaaaaaaaatccatatttatATCTGTAATCTACATCTACCCCCTTACCTAACCTTACAGAACATGAAGTCATGGAGAGTGGAAACTATTCACAGCTGCTGTTAGTAGTCATGTTCCCTGTGCATGCTCTTCCCTGCCCTAAGCAGCACTCATGAAGACAAGTCTTGCCTTGCTGTGTGCTTGTAGGGTCTCAGCTGAGCTACCCAGGGTTGTCTGTGTTGGCCATTTTGGGTCTAGAGGTCAGCTCTTCCTGAGGAGTTGTCTGTTTCTTGTCACACACCCATGGCTCTGTGCTGTGGTtcgtggtgctgctggaggaaatTGCGTTTCTGAGCATGAGTCTGAGCTGCTCTGCTACCAAGGCACTGTTCTGGGTGTAGAAGTCTGACCATGCCAGGATGCAGTAATTCAATCTGTGTACTTAATGGGATTAAATTTTCCACTAAAACCAGGTGATAAGAAGCAAATACCCTGGAATACCTGTATCTTTAAGGTACATAGATAGAAGTTCCTGTGATTTGGCAGCTAACACTCTAATCTTACCTAGGCAAACAAGCTCAGCTGAGGCTGGAGTGTTATGTTTACATGAGACTAGTTTAAATACACTAACTAATGACCCTTCCATTTAATGCTTGAACTGAGGGCATGCTCAGTGGGAGCCCTGCAGTTCAAAGATGAATTGTATCATGCTCAACCCTCATGGATGTTTCATGCCATGGAAACAAATGCAATATTAAAGCTGacctctccttttcttcagtcAACCTCTAGCAGAGatgctttgattttttcctctcctcaagAATAGAGTTGCTTGCCTTGTAGAAGCTTCTGCAGCACTTCCAAGGTGACCAGATGTGCTGGTCTGAAATCAGTGAAGATGTTTACTCTTGACCCagaatgtttttgtttaaaatacagcacTGGTTAGGGAAAGTGCAAATGTATTGAACTTGTCTGCTACTTCCATGTGCTTCACATCAACAGGTTTTTCAGGCTCACATCAGAATGGAGAATGAATCTTGATGGATCATCCTGTTTTGGGACAAGACCAGAAGTGTTGGCCTCTGAGTGGGGCTTGCTCAGCCAGGGGGTCTGCCCTGtgtcagcctggagcaggggtgGTGGGAAGGAGGCTCTTCTCTGCTCCTTTACTCCAGCTATTGTGGCCAAACTGGAACTTGGatcatgaaatgaaaatgggCTTGCTGCTGAATGGGTGAGCCTTAGTCATCCCAAAAAAATGATGGGTGGAATAAGGACCTTTGGTTGCACATAGAGCCATGTTTTTCCTGGCTCACATTTAGACCTGAGGCATCTGTCCTCCTCACAGCTTTGCCTTTGTAGTTGAAACTGAAGACACAGCTGTCCTGCACTGCTGTCCTGCTTAGTTCAGCCTGTGTTCACTCTCCCAGACATTTCTTTTGCAGTGTTCAGTGTGCATCCACTGCTGTTTGGCTTCATCAAAGCCCAGAGTCGCTGGAACCTCTGCACATGAACTGCTGGCATCTGACTTTGCCTACATTTGGGTGCAGACAGGAAAAATTCTTGCTTTGAGGGAGTGCAAAGATAATTCACCAGCACTGCATGTGGCGAGCAGTCACCCCTAAGATACAGGTCCCCTTGGTGCAGGTCAAAGTCGTGCTCTGGTGTAACCACACTCTGTCATTGCAAGCAACAGGAGAAGCTGAATTTTCTTTCAGGTGAGCTGT
The DNA window shown above is from Corvus hawaiiensis isolate bCorHaw1 chromosome 3, bCorHaw1.pri.cur, whole genome shotgun sequence and carries:
- the LBH gene encoding protein LBH, whose protein sequence is MSVLCPLPCADYLKSAEMTEVMMNTPAMDEIGLSPRKDGLSYQIFPDPSDFDRYCKLKDRLPSIVVEPTEGDVESGELRWPPEEFLVQEEDEEEEEENCEDAKKDNKEQ